The following nucleotide sequence is from Triticum dicoccoides isolate Atlit2015 ecotype Zavitan chromosome 7B, WEW_v2.0, whole genome shotgun sequence.
CCTCAAGTTCTCCAAAAATATACATATGGTCCCTCAAGAATTTTCCGACGACATTTGGTCCTTCAAGTTTCAAAACCAGATAAGATTAGTCCAAAACAAGATGTAGAGAGGAAAATCAGTCATGTTTACGTCAGCCACTAGATGCCTTCATGAAGCGTTATCATGCGTAAATTTGCAGCTCTTGCCCTAGATTTTGCAGTGATCGGTTGGCATATTGTTAGCAGATTGTTACGTCAGCCACTCGGCACTGGGTTATCAACAACACAAATTTGCTTGCTTGCTCACATGATGTGTTGATTCTTCAACATTTCTTGGAATTGTGCTGCACTCTATACCTTAGGCTGAGCAGAGCATCCGGATCATTGCAAAATACGAACCGTAAAAACGCCTTATATTTAGATAGTAGCAGTTTATCTTTGAATAGGTCTCGTGGAGACAAAATACAATTATGCCATTGTGAAAATTACTAAAGGAAGTGCTATAAAAATGCAACCTGTAAAAGGTGTCAAACTCGTATTTCCCTACCATTTGTTTCATTTATTGTGTTATGTGTTAATTCGAAGTGTGTTTGTGTTTTTTCTTTTTGAGAGATCTCGCCAACTTTATTCATTCTGAACAATGAACATAGGTACAAGATTTGGGTCATGAGGGTTGCCCAACCACACATGTCTACCTATGCATAGGTTATAAGCAAACTTGGCGAGATTATGAGCCTAAAAATTATGGTTCCCACGCTCATGAATGAAAAAACAAGTTCAAAAACTGCTCATACATTCACAAAAAGttcctactttcatattttattcAAAAATTCAAAATATCCGCATTTAGAAATATGTTCAGGAATTTTAAAACTTCTGCActttttcaaaatatgttcagaAGTTCTAAAAATGTTCCtatttaaaaaaatcacaaattcaaataattttCCTGCTTTAAAATATTGTTCACAGATCCAAGAAATTTAGAATTTTTCAATTTGTTTGAAGTTCCAAAAATTTCATGTTTTCAAAAAGTGTCATGAATAGTTCAAGTTTTCCCAAAAATGTTGCCATTTTCCAAAAATGTTCGGGAacttccaaatttgttcacaacTTTACTAAAagttagaattttttttaaaatatcgcATTTGTCAACAAATGTTCGCAAGTTCAAAAATTTGCTCGACTTTTGGGAAAATGTTCGTGATTTTTCGAGACGTGTTAGGTTTTGTCGCTGCCATTATTTTCTTTCAGGTTCGCACTGCACATCTTTCACTAGAGTTTGTCAATCACAGTGGCTAGCAGCGGGCAACATCAGTAGGCGGTCGTGGATTTGATTCCCATCGTGGGCGCTGCTTTTGTTTTTGATTTCTCACCTCTATTTTTTTACTCGGTCCCACCgcaaatgggctggcccaggtgaGCTATCCCTGTGCGAACTGCCGACTCCTTGCCGCAATGAACATCTAGGAGATACCCAGAAGGAGTTGTCCgacccatcactgtcctccttctcCTTTTTGGGGGGTAGTTAGGCCATGCCATGGACCGCCCGATTTTACTTCCGTGCGAGGGCAAACATCTTCTTCCTTTGCCGTTTCTTGAGAATGTGAGCATGGATGACATCCTCATCCAAGGCAGCACGTGACTCCACCTCGGCCGCTAGGCGGGTCGTGGCCTTTGCCTTCCACGACGGGGACATAGCTTCATAACAATGGACGACCTGTGATGCTTGCCAACGTTGACCTCAGACTCGGAGCCCGACGCCGCGAGGATATGAGGCACCACCGAAGGGGTTGCACCCTCCATATCTAAGTTGGGGCGTCAGACGGACCTCACCGCATCCACGAGAGGCAGAGGGCACGCGCCTCGAGCACCAGCCCTGGCAAATCCGAGCGCCATTTGCACCGACGCAAATGGATTCCTGATCGACTCCAGCAGCTTCTGGCGCACTACTCCCGGGAGCGGGGGAGAACCATGTGAACGGCCCTCTCCTCCTCGTCCCTGCTTGGGACGTTGTCGACATATCAAGATAGCTAGAAGTCAGATCCGCTGCCCTGTCATGCTGGAGATCGTCGGAACAGAGTTTGAGGCGTAGTGAAGTGACTACGGGTTTGTCCGTGGTGCGGGGGTGGGCCAGTGTGGGTTGGATGTGTCCTGGCGCGTTTGGGCCACCCCACCCCATATTTGACCCATATATGGGCTGAATATGAGGGGTGCCGTCCCCGGGAGTTATATCTCGCTTTGTGCTAGTGCCACATTTGTCTCGCCCGAAGTTTCGTCCCCGCACTCTAGCTACTCGGCCAACCCATTCTGTCTGTTCTTTCATTCCTTATGTTTCATTTGGGTTCGCTGGGTTTAGTTCGtggttttcttctgttttttttgtGGGTTTCTTCTCCGGTTCCGGCCCAGTTTTCTCTTTTTCATATATTCTTTGGGTTTTTCATTTCTTCACCTTTTTCttgttttccttttttatttctttttcagtTTTCTTATGTTTTCCTCGGTTTTTCTTTTGTTGTAAAGTTTTTCACCGGTTTTCttgtttccttttttctctttggaTTTCCTTTGTTTTTTATTTACTATTCTATTTCTTTATATTTATtgggtttttgtttctttcttaGTTTTCATTAGGTTTCTTCGCCCGTCttcggttttgttttaccatttccTACTTTTTTTTGTTTCCTCATGGGTTTTCACGGGTTACTTTGGGTTCTTCGTTTCTGAggtgtttcttttctttctttcttccgttTCTTCAATTTTCATAGTTTTTCTTCAATACATGTCTATATTTTTCGGACACATTCATAGATTTGACGTATATGCCAGAAATATTTTTGtatatgtttaacattttttaaatacataacTACATTTTAAAAAGTTTTGATTACTAttttttccatacacattgtaAATTTTTGGTATATATtaggaacatttttcaaatatatgacTAACAATTTTTTATACCcaataattttttttataaaattgaTGTTTTTTCATATACTTAATATACATTGCACATTTTTATTATACAACAAAAACATTTTatgtacacgtttaacatttttggaATAGATGATTACCATTATCAAGAAACATATATTTTAGGATGTCTACTCTTTTCCATACACATTACACATTTTTTTGTGTACATGAGGATATTTTTGTGTATACATGTTCAAATAAATAATTAACATTTTTAGAGACTGATTTTTTTAGTTCTAtttttccatacacattgtacattttgtaCACTTTTTGTATACAATGGAAATATTTGTATACACATTTTACTTTTTTTAAATGTATGATTAACATTTCAAAATGTATGTAAAGCATATATCTataatatgtatatgtatatatttaAAAAAATTGGAAGTATAAATAAAAGTAAAAACAGAAATAATAAGATGAAAAAAACGAAGACAAAAAGCAAAGAAAGTGGACTCCCACGTGCATAGGTCGGCCCAGTATGGCGCTGGCTTCAGGCGAGGCTACCATCGAACTCGCGTCGAGCGAGGTATAGGCGAGCCTGTGCTGGCCAGCCCGGACATATAGGACCGGTATGCGGAGTGCGACTTGCCGAGATTTGTGACCACCGGACGTATAGGAAGCGTTGAAGGAGCCGGATGTAGATGCTCTCAGCCTCTCACAGCCTGCGGACGGACGAGCAGGACATGGACACGACTCCGTCGCCGTTGCCCTTTCGCCGTCGCCGGCCGTGTTTCTCGTACGACCGGGCAAAAGAGCCCGCCCGTTGTTTCCTCGCTGTCGACTCTGCTGCCGTCTCGTGGACTCCCTCGAACGCCTCGCACGAGTCCTCGGACCAAGTCCAAGGCGTCGCGCCGTGGCAGAGGAGCGTGTACGTACCGATCCGATCGCAGCGCTGCTTGTTCGAGCAAGCGGGAGTGGACGGACGGACGACCTTTCTCCCTCCCCGACCGCCTTCTTTTTCCGGGAATTTCCCCGCTCTTATCCATCCGGAAGGGAGAAAAGTCGTGCCGCCACCACTTGACGCTACGCACCGCACACAACGTCACGTCACGTCACGTCACGGGCTCACGGGAACACAAATCAATTCCGCAGTCCAGAAACCGCGGCGCCGAGCGGGCGGTGACGTCACGTGCGAGCGAGCCGAGCCCCCCGCACAAGAAAACGCTGCGGCCGCGCCGGCCGCTGACCCACCCCCACTCCCGATCCAGCCCCCATCCCATTCACACTGTCAGCTGACAGCCCACACTCCAATcaatccttccttccttccttccgtcCGTCCTCACTCCCCTCCTCCTCCCGGCGATCGCAGAGAATTCGCCNNNNNNNNNNNNNNNNNNNNNNNNNNNNNNNNNNNNNNNNNNNNNNNNNNNNNNNNNNNNNNNNNNNNNNNNNNNNNNNNNNNNNNNNNNNNNNNNNNNNNNNNNNNNNNNNNNNNNNNNNNNNNNNNNNNNNNNNNNNNNNNNNNNNNNNNNNNNNNNNNNNNNNNNNNNNNNNNNNNNNNNNNNNNNNNNNNNNNNNNNNNNNNNNNNNNNNNNNNNNNNNNNNNNNNNNNNNNNNNNNNNNNNNNNNNNNNNNNNNNNNNNNNNNNNNNNNNNNNNNNNNNNNNNNNNNNNNNNNNNNNNNNNNNNNNNNNNNNNNNNNNNNNNNNNNNNNNNNNNNNNNNNNNNNNNNNNNNNNNNNNNNNNNNNNNNNNNNNNNNNNNNNNNNNNNNNNNNNNNNNNNNNNNNNNNNNNNNNNNNNNNNNNNNNNNNNNNNNNNNNNNNNNNNNNNNNNNNNNNNNNNNNNNNNNNNNNNNNNNNGCCGCCGCCGCGACCCCTCGTCCGTCCCAGCCGAAACCCCTCGGCGCCCGTCCGCCTCCTCCCGGATCTCCCCGGCCGCCGCCCGAGCGCCAAGGTACTCGCCGCCGATCCCTCTCCCGTCGCGTCGCTCCAGCCTTCCGAATTTCGTGGCTAGGTGACGCGAGATCCCGCCGCCAGTCCGGCCGCCCCGCTTACCCGTGTTTGGGGGTAGAGCTCCCCGTAGCTGTCAAGCTCAATTTAGCGTGTGCAGAGTTTAGTTTTTTTTTTTGGACTAGTTGCAGCGCCGGACGGAGCTATCCCCGCCTGCTCTCTGTAGCCTGTGCTACTGTAGCTTACTCCGGTCTTCAGGAACCTGCTGCTGCCTGCTGCAGCTCGAGCCGATTAAGCAGTGGGTGCTGCGTAGCGTGTCTCTCCAATGGCGCACGCGGCAAGAGAAGCCTGTCGTTGACCTCAGTGGGGGTGGACTTTTCCATGCTGCTTCAGTGAACACCCACATATGACGTTTTTTTACTTTATTATTAGGCCACATGATAATGATTACATGTTTCTACGAGATTGGGCTGGTATTGTTACAAGAACAGGGCGGAGTCCTTGCGCTTTCCTTTTGGGATCAGCATATATATATGGCTATGCGAATGTTAGGCTTGTGAATTGTGATGCTTTAGATATACGCCGAGATTGGAGAGCTGCATATTTACTGTATTGAATGCACACGTTTGGAAAGCATCGCCGGCTCTGCTGCTGTGCTCTCATTTTTCTTCCTTTTCATGTCGTGCAGAGCGTATTGACGACCAAGGGGCCTTGAGAGATAGGATATACTGGTACACACATTGGCATGTTAAGAAGAAGCACTGGAGCTACTTGGTGTAGCTATTATCGGACGTGCACTACGCCGTTATCCGCGACATTGTGAGGTAGAGTACTACTTTCTAAATTTCTATCATATAGCATAATGTTATATAGTTCATTATAGCAATCTTTACTAACAACCTCTTTCCCGATTTGTGCAGTAGTTACTGAAGTTACGTCTGTAATCTGTTTCCAACCTTATTAATTCTGGACCTGGTATGTTGCCGCTCTGTTAAAACCCCGCAAGCTTGGTTGTATGCTGTGGATTTACTTTACTATTAACATATTCTTTTGTCAGGTGCATTCGCAAAGATGGGAGTTTACCTTAGTACCCCCAAAACTGAGAAGCTATCTGAAGATGGGGAAAATGATCAACTTAAATTTGGACTTTCATCTATGCAAGGGTGGCGTGCGAGTATGGAAGATGCTGTGAGTTTCTATTCATCACTGCTTGATGTTGCTTGATGAAAGCTTTTAGAAAGTTTTGGAAATGTACAGATGTAGAATTCCTAACATGCACACGGTGAGTCTAGTTTGTTATATTCAGAAATCAGAAGTATAGCTGACACTAAGGTAGGTTGGGGAACTGTGGATAGGGATACTAGGTATACATATCCAAGTGCTTATTTGTTGATAATTGGTATGTTTAGCAAATCTGTGCACATGAGAGAACAGAGAAGTGGTGTCTTATCACTTATGTCTTTGAATTTTGAATGTAGCAAAACCTTGAGTTGAATGGTGatatttgattgtttggtttctcttCTTGCAAACTTGATCTGGTGTTGACATGAATGTGCCAAAAATGATCAACTTTGGCATTATGTACTGAATATCTTTTGAAGAATACTTTTGGTTTTGTTATTGCAACACAGCCTGGGTTGAGGCCCTGTTTGTAAAAAACCTTTTAAGAATATTTTACAAAAAACAAGCATACGCTAGAACCAACACTAAACACAAAGACAAATATCAACAAATTAGACGCTATGATCCTTAGTTACTTGAAGCTGTAACATAGTGCTAATAAAATCGAGGCAGTGGTATTTTATCAATTTTTATTTTGCTATAGTTGTATACTTTCACTTCATTCTGAAGTCTCTAACCCTTTGAGCAACATTCCAGCATTCAGCCTTGCTAGATATCGATGAGGACACATCATTCTTCGGTGTTTTTGATGGACATGGAGGTAAGGTTACTTGCGAGGACTAGTGCCTTTTCATTGCTCATGATCGTATCCACATCATGTCAAAATGGCCGTTTacatcatcatatcacattcttgcCTCAGGAAAAGTGGTTGCCAAATTCTGTGCAAAATATCTACACAGGGAAGTTCTCAAAAGTGAAGTTTATTTAGTTGGTGACCTGGGAGCTGCTGTCCATGGAGCTTTCTTCAGGTATAGCAAACTGTTAGGTAGCCAGCTTGAGTACTTTTCCATTTATTCTCTACTGAGAGTTTCTTCCTAGGATGACTTTGCAGTAATTATGATTTGTTGATTCAGAATGGATGAGATGATGCGGGGTCAAAGAGGCTGGCGAGAACTACAGGCACTTGGAGATAAAATAAACCAGTTTACTGGCATGATAGAAGGGCTGATCTGGTCTCCGAGAGGCAGTGATTCAAATGATCGACATGATGATTGGGCTTTTGAGGAGGTAATGGTGCAACTTACATGAACCACATGATCAACTACTCTTTGTAGGATAAGTTAGCTGCATTGCAAAGTAATTTGGTGTAGCTCTTAAAATTGTTTTGTGAAGTCCAGGTGGCTAATTTTGCATTTAAAGCCTTTTCTTGCTAAACCATTCATGCCTTAATCACCGGAAAGAAGCCACTACTATCAGGTGTACTACACCCGAATTTGCAAAAGactgaaaaaacatgatcaaaccaaatccaaaaattctgaaaatttgaaacaTCAAACCtttcaaatgttcaagcttcttgCAAATTTTCAGCCAGAAATAACATCTGTGGAGCTCTCACTAAAAAAAAATCAATGCTCAAAAAGTGCATAAAACTTTGAACATTGATTTTGTTTTTTTCAGTGAGAGCTCCTTGGATGTTATTTTTGACAGAAATTTTGCAAGATGCTCGAACATTTGATAAAGTTTGATGTCTCAAATTTTCGAATTTTTTGGATTTGGTTTGATcacattttttttcagttttttgcaaACACCCGAGAGTAGAACATCCACTCTCCTTAATCATGTGTAATATATGTACGGTTCTTGACTAGACAGTTTATGTACTGACGTCAGTAATtgttcaagttgcaaatatgaggtAGTATACAAAGAAAAATTTAAACTGAGAGGTTTATTGCCAGTTCTTTTGGGGCTTATGGCTGGCTGTGGAAATAAGCTGCCTCCTCCTCATCTTATGCTAGAAGTTCAACCTAAAATTTTGTTTTAGATTGTCTACTAGTTAACCCTTAATTATAGTAGGCTTCTAAAATAAAATGTTAGGTTGGGCTTCTAGATAAGCTGGGGAGGGGGCAGCTTATTTCCACAGACAGACATAAGTCCCAAAAGAACTGGCCTTTAATTCAATTTCAAATGTTGTATTCTTGTAGTTGTACTGCCAGTATTTCGGCATTCCTCTGTAGTACTGTTGCATTTTAAGATTTGGGCTACCCAGGCAGCCTTACGCTTACAGGATTGTTTTAACAGGGACCTCACTCTGATTTTAGCGGGCCAACCTGCGGGAGTACAGCCTGTGTTGCAATGATAAGGAATAGTCAACTTGTTGTGGCAAACGCCGGAGATTCTCGCTGTGTTATCTCAAGGAATGGCCAGGTCTGTAATGCTTATCCTTGCAGTATGTTTAACATGTGAAGTTATACACAGGAGCATCTCATTATCTGGTTGaatatactataggcatataatttATCAAGAGATCACAAACCAGAGCTTGAAGCGGAGAGAGAACGGATATTGAAAGCAGGGGGTTACATCCAAATGGGACGAGTAAATGGAACCATAAACTTGTCAAGAGCAATTGGTACTACATTTTACCTTTTCTTTTGTTCATATCATGCACCTTAGATGATTGCTAATATATGCTAATACTTTTGCAGGAGATATGGAATTTAAACAGAATAAATTCTTGTCTCCTGATAAGCAAATGTTGACAGCAAACCCTGACGTAAACACTGTAAGCAGTTCAGCTTCTACCATTACTTTAACTCCTGCAGCTAATCGATGGCTACCATTTTCTTGTTGCTGGTAGTTCATATGATTTAAATAATTTTGTAGGTGGAGCTTTGTGATGATGATGACTTTCTTGTTTTAGCATGTGACGGCATTTGGTAAATCCCTCTCTTAGTAGGGTTCCATAACTTATTTGCTTTATTTGTTCTATCTCCTTAAACATTCAACGGAAGCTACAAGTTTTCTCATATCCGAAATTCCTACTTTGTTTAAGTTATGAGCCTTCAACATGACAGTTGTTTTCATAAGTAAAATAATTACCATATGCTCTGATGATAAACAGGGACTGCATGTCGAGCCAACAGCTGGTCGATTTCATCCATGAGCACCTAAATACCGTGAGTGCAGAGTTACTTCTGTAAAGTTATACTTGTATGGATAACATGGTCTTCAGCAGCACTTAAGGGATGAAACAAATGCAGGAGAGCAGCCTTTCTGCAGTGTGTGAAAAGGTGCTCGATAGATGCCTGGCTCCATCAACATTAGGTGGAGAAGGATGCGACAACATGACGATGATCCTAGTGCAGTTCAAGAAGCCAATTGACCATGGCAAGAATGCCGGTGGTGGTGAACAATCAGCTGTTGGGGATAAGAATGTAAGTGCTGGTGAACAATCAGCGGTCGAGGATAAGAATGCTAGTGCTAGCGATCAATCAGCTGTTGAGGACAAGAATGCTAGTGCTGGTGGACAATCAGCTGTCGGGGACAAGAATGCTAGTGCTGGAGGACAATCGCCTGGTGACATAGAACAGTCGTGAGTGAAACTGAACAACTCCACTTTGTTTCCATTATTTCTCTTTGACATCGATCATTCAGTTCCACTCAACTCTGCTGCTGTTGCCATTTTTTCTCTTCATTGTCGGTATTTGTGTCCTACACACTAACGTGTACTTCTGTGATCAGCGCGAACGAGGAGAAGAACTCGTGATGTCATGTCGTAGCCTGGTAAACCCTGTGTACTAAACAATGACTTCTGAATCCTGGTGTGATGTAGTGATGTTGTAGTGGGTTGAGCATGCATGGCGAAGAAATTCATGTGTAAATATCAACAATGTGTTGAATTGTTGATACAACCAGCGGATACCCCGCATCAGTGAGGGGGGCATGCTGGTTTTTTGTGCTGTTTCTCTCTGTAACCAATCGATTCTATCTTTCTCTTCTTTCGGTTGTGATGATATGATGCGGGCATGCGGCTACCAAACACGTTATGGAGCCGTGTTCTCCAAGGAGGTTTGAGGGTCAACGTAGCTCGACTGTACCTTTGGGTGGAAGTATTCACTGCCAGCATGTCTTGCAAGTTTctccagctagggtttctttccTCCGGAATTGAGTTTTCTTTCGGTGCAGCCATGGTTTTACTTGGACAGATTAACGGGTAGTGTCTGTACTGGTTCTGGGCCTTTGTATGTGCTTTGATCTGCTTCAGCTGGCCTCAGTGACTGTTAACAGAACCTAGATTGCGATTTCAGACGTCCAATCTGAGACAGAGGGGTCATCTGTTCTGGCCGGAAGAAGCATCTGCTTGATGATCTGATGGACAAACTTGACCTGTGTGACGATGAACTTTGATCTTGATGTGGAAGAAGACTTACTCGACGCATCCTACACCATTGGCTACATCCAAGATCCAACCCAGCATACTGACTGCTGTGCCCGTGCTGGGAATGTGCTCTCTACCGTTCGTGCTGAGTCTTTCAATATTGGACCAGGCAAACCACCACATAACAAAAAAGAAAAGGCGAAAAAATATAGTTTGTGGTCTTTTGTTGCGGGAATAGTTTGTGGTCTTCAGGAGTTTATAGGTTACTTATATGCAAATAGTATTAGTATATTTTTGATAAAAAATAATTCATAATATTGATTTCTATCAGTTACAAACTTATCAAATTATAATGGTAAAAATGCAAATATGATAACTTAATTATTTTTTAAACAAAGAAAGTATATAATTATTTTGACTTCAACAAAATTGGTCTGCCGCATTCTCTCATATATTAAAAAAAAACTCAACACTACTAAACCGGAGTTAACGAAAGGACCATTATCTATCGCGAAACAAAAAAAAAAACTTAGACTTATACATATGCTGAATTATGACACTGTAAATAATTATAATTTAACAAAAAAAGGTATAAAaatattgttaaagaaaatattaaCTTCTGATCACATTGAAATCTTCCCGAAGTTAAATAAACTTCCATACCATTCAAAGTGTGATGCCATCATCGTCAAATATCTGTATGCCACTATACAACCATTGTCAAAAATCGTACTTACCCCACGGTCACCTCCACATCAATGATTTTTGCATCATTCAACCTAACGAATTCTCTACTCTTGTTGCTGATAATATTAGAAAAAACtaaattgaaaatatttttttatttattcaatATATGAGAACTATATAAATTTTATGGACGCGACTAACCACCAGTCGGCAGGACGCTAAACATCAGATCCGCACGATCGTCCACCCGCGTCCCTCCCGCGCGACCCGCTTCGCTATAGCCACCCACGATGACCGAGCCTTCTTTCGCGAGGCCCAGCACGTGCAGCGCATGAGGCCCAAGACAATAAACATAGCCCCTCTGTCCCACCTCCCCCCACACGTGACTTACCACCACAAAACCTAGTTTCTTACCTCTATCGCAAGAAACAACCACCTGCCCCGATCTGTTCTCCTCTCTCCCCGACGCGCCTCCATCGCCGACGACCTGCGCCCCAGATCTGATCCACCAAAAGAACCCATGAAAAACACTACCAAACACAAGGATTTGAGAGAGGGGCCTGGTGTACCACATCAACATCACAAGGGTTGCCACAAGCTGCGGGAACAAGTACCCCAGTTTGTCTGAATTTCGCCATAATCAGGCAAAAAAATCAagcaggtaagtgattcaacctctATACACATGCTGCATTTACATTTCATACCAACAAAATCAAGGAAAAAAATACATTGGAAAAGGACAACAAGAACTAGAGAACAAAGCCAAAAAGATGCAGAAAAAGGTAGCCCTTTTACTGCATGTGTGTAATACCTCCGTTGTAATTGAGTTACCGTTCAAATTCAGTCAGGTTATCAACAAAGATTGAATAAATTTGCCTTTTTAAAGCCAAAAGGTTGGTAAAATTAATCCATGTTCCTACCTACAGATTACATCATTGAGTTACCTCATCGTTGAGTCACCATCATAAATCCATATAGGTTATCATCAACAATCTATTAAGCTATCTTTTTTGAAGCATGTTAGAACTCTCATCAATAACTGAGTTACCATTTCGCGTCAATATAGATTACCAAAGTGTGTGCATTGAGTAATCAGCATCCTTTAACACTTATTCAACATAAAAAAGATCCTTTTTCTATTGAACAAACCCATGACAGAACAAGTTATCATGCTAATTCATTACAATTTACCAGGAAAACTCAGAACCAAAGGTGCTAAAACACTACAAGAATACCATGTGTTGATTTACATTGTTGCCACCAGAAATTTTTGATAAGAAATGATGTTGATGAAATGAGGTTGATAGGAACTATCGCTATCGTACTCCCATACACTGGTTACTCCCAAAATGATACCTATTATAAAAAAGAAGTAATCAGtgcagaaaaagaaaaattatagttGTTGTGAAAAAATAATCAAAATTGCTTGTAAGTGTGGAATTGATGGATGCAATTATATATGCTAGCAGGTGCTGCAACACAAAAAAATGGAGCATGACAACAGGGGTAATGTGGAAATCACGATGAGTGGTGTGGGGACAAACCAACAGTGTGAATATGCacacaggacaagctttggttctgcAAACATCAACAAAACAGACGAAggttaaacatttatcatggtaccaCATTTTTATTCACGGACTTGTTACCATCATACTTGAATTGCAATTACCAACTATGTTATTTACAACTACCACATTCACCATGCATCAGTTCACAATCACCAAGCTTAATGCAACACAAGTTACCATGAATTTATGTACAATTACCACACTTACTACAGAAGAATTATCATGCAATCTGTATCACAATTACATGCTTTCAGTTTACAACTACAAAAACATCTTACTGCATGCAAACTTTACCAGGCAAGTGGAGTACCAGTTACCACAAGTTTTGGCATGCAGAAATATAACACAAACTAACAACTTCGAAAGCAGTACATGGGCTACATCTATAAGCAACCCAATGGTCCGAGAGACAAGCAAAGAACCAACAACTAGCAGCATAGGGGGGAGGGAAAGCTTCTTTGATCATTCAGTCAGCGAGCCAGCGAGTCCAGAAACAGGAGGAGAAAATGCTGATCAGGGAGACAAAAACACCAAGGCATACTGCACACCGAAGCCTCCTGATGAAACGATGAAGTTTGATACTTATGAGGAAGCTTATGATCACTACATGCAATATGCACTCAGACATGGGTTTGGGATGAGGCTGGAATACAGAAAAACAATTAAAGACGACACTGTAAGCATAGTCCTCTTGGTTTGTGGGAAATATGGCAAGCCAAAAACAAACAAGGAGGAGACATATGATGTGCAGAACCCAAAAGGCATCGTGAAGAAGAGGAAAAGAGGGAAGGTTGTGAGGTCGGGATGTCCGGCCCACCTTTACATCACCCACATAGATGTAGGTGGAGAGTCAAACGTTTCAACAGTTTTATCTGAGCATTTCATCCCTGCTGATGTAGAAGCGATTCTCAACA
It contains:
- the LOC119337041 gene encoding probable protein phosphatase 2C 58, with amino-acid sequence MGVYLSTPKTEKLSEDGENDQLKFGLSSMQGWRASMEDAHSALLDIDEDTSFFGVFDGHGGKVVAKFCAKYLHREVLKSEVYLVGDLGAAVHGAFFRMDEMMRGQRGWRELQALGDKINQFTGMIEGLIWSPRGSDSNDRHDDWAFEEGPHSDFSGPTCGSTACVAMIRNSQLVVANAGDSRCVISRNGQAYNLSRDHKPELEAERERILKAGGYIQMGRVNGTINLSRAIGDMEFKQNKFLSPDKQMLTANPDVNTVELCDDDDFLVLACDGIWDCMSSQQLVDFIHEHLNTESSLSAVCEKVLDRCLAPSTLGGEGCDNMTMILVQFKKPIDHGKNAGGGEQSAVGDKNVSAGEQSAVEDKNASASDQSAVEDKNASAGGQSAVGDKNASAGGQSPGDIEQSANEEKNS